One Mesotoga infera genomic window, CTGGTGTCACCTTGCCGCAAGGAAGTTTCCCGGAGGTGTTCGAAAAGCATGAAGCTGTGCATGAGGAATTTAGGACTTCCAATAAAAAGGCTTCTATCGAGAATCATCGAAGCCGATTCGTCTGTGGAATGTGAAGGCGTAGAAGTCTCGGAGATATCCATCGACTGCGATTCAAAAGAGATAATGATCAAGATCGGATGTGAGGTAAGCATCGAGCTTAAGGATTTTCTGGAGTCTGCATTTCTGGAGAAGGCTTCTCAGTTTCTCAAATCCTCGGTCCGTCTCTATTTCCAGCCCGTGAACGGTGGAGCAGTCAAGGCCGGTGAAGAAATACCGGAGGTAGTTAGTGATGCGCAGTTCAGAGAGATATTGAAGCTTACAAATGGGGCGTCTTCTTATTTGGCTTCTTCGGAAATGGTATTCGATGACAACAGGATATTGATTACTGTTCACGATCAATTCTCTTTTCAGCGAATCAGCGCAAAGAAACAGGATTTGAGAAAGGCAATTGAGAAGGTCTGCAGGAGGGCCATTCCTTTCGAAATAATACTGGATATCCGAGACGATCAGAGTGATCTGATCAATGAAGAGGTTTTTAGAAGAGAGGTAGAAAAGGAGACCGTTTCTTCCGGTGAAGTCGATACGGTCTTGATGGGCAGAGAAATAAGAGCCGTTTCCAAGAAGATGAAGGAAGTTCTCGGGAATGAATCCGATCTGGTTGTGAGAGGAAAGATCTTCGAACTTGAATGCAGGAACGGCAAAGTTTTCATCCTAACATTTAGCGTCACCGACTACACGGACTCTCTTACGGTGAAGCTAATTGGTGAAAACGCTCGCTCTCTTTCTGAGAAGCTCCGCGAGGGTGATGAGATAACCATTAGAGGAAAGATGGAAACAGACAGCTGGATGAAAGACGAAGTCCTTATTCCGAGAGACGTACAGAGAACAGTTCTTCCCAAACGCGTTGACGAATCTCTTGAGAAGCGAGTTGAACTCCATCTTCATACAAAAATGAGCGCTCTCGATTCAGTTGTGGATGTTCGAGAACTGGTCGATACCTTGAAGGATTGGGGACATGACGCTGCCGCGATAACCGACCACGGTGTGGTCCAGTCCATTCCCGAGTTCTATTTCGCTGCTAAGAAGAAGGGAATCAAACCGATATTTGGTATGGAAGGTTACATGATTAACGATTCCCAGCAGATATCAATGAATCTGGATGAAGAAGACTCACCGCTCGACGATGCTTCGTTCCTGGTTTTTGATCTTGAGACCACTGGCCTCAATCCTAAAGAAGATGAGATCATTGAGATAGGCGCTATCAAAATGAAGGGAAGTGAAGTCTTAGGAACTTACTCCACCTTTGTGAAGCCGGAGAAGGAACTCTCTGCAATGATCACCAGCCTGACGGGAATTACCGAAGATATGCTTTCCGAAGCGCGTCCGATCAAAGTGGTACTTCCCGAATTCACGAAGTTCGCTGAAGGCTGCATACTAGTCGCGCATAACGCTTCTTTCGATTATGGATTCGTCCGTAATTCAGTGAAGAAGCACTTTGGAGGCGACTGGGAAATGCCGTGCATCGATACCCTGGCACTGGCAAAGAGCCTTTTTAGATCGAAGAGTTATTCTCTCGATAATGTGGTCAAGCGGTTGAAGCTGGGACATTTCGACCATCACAGAGCTTACGAAGACGCAAAGGTGACGGCCGAAGTTCTGAAGAAGTTTGTTCAGCTTGCAAAGAAGAGAGGGGTTCAGAATGTAAACGAACTTGAGAAGCTCAGGAAGAACCAGAATCTCGATTCGTTGAAACCCTTTCACATAAGTATACTTGCAAAGAACAGAAAAGGGCTGGAGAATCTATACAGATTGGTCACAGCTTCACACACGAAGTATTTCTACATGAAGCCTAGAATTCCCAAGAGCTTGCTAGCCGATACGAGGGAAGGTCTTCTAATTGGCAGCGCATGCGTTTCCGGGGAGCTGGCCAAAGCCTATATAGGTGGGGCAAGCACCGATGAACTCGAGGAGATCGCAAAGTTCTACGATTACATTGAAGTCATGCCACTGGATAACATCGACACTTCTGAAGGCGAGACTAACATGTCCAGGGAAACTCTTGCGAATATGTACCGGGAGTTCTATAAGGTGGGAAAGAGATTGAACATTCCAGTTGTAATGACTGGGGATGTTCATTTTTTGAATCCTCATGACGATATTTTTCGAGCAGCAATAAATGCGGCTCAGGATTACGATAACTTCCAGAACCAGCCTTCGCTGCATCTACACACGACAGAGGAGATGTTGGTAAAAGCAAACGAGATATTTGAGGACGAGAAAGTTGTCAGAGAAATAGTCATCGACAATTCCAGATACATAGCTTCACTGATCGAAGAAGTGACGCCCGTTGAGGGAAAACTTCATCCTCCGGTAATC contains:
- a CDS encoding PolC-type DNA polymerase III produces the protein MKLCMRNLGLPIKRLLSRIIEADSSVECEGVEVSEISIDCDSKEIMIKIGCEVSIELKDFLESAFLEKASQFLKSSVRLYFQPVNGGAVKAGEEIPEVVSDAQFREILKLTNGASSYLASSEMVFDDNRILITVHDQFSFQRISAKKQDLRKAIEKVCRRAIPFEIILDIRDDQSDLINEEVFRREVEKETVSSGEVDTVLMGREIRAVSKKMKEVLGNESDLVVRGKIFELECRNGKVFILTFSVTDYTDSLTVKLIGENARSLSEKLREGDEITIRGKMETDSWMKDEVLIPRDVQRTVLPKRVDESLEKRVELHLHTKMSALDSVVDVRELVDTLKDWGHDAAAITDHGVVQSIPEFYFAAKKKGIKPIFGMEGYMINDSQQISMNLDEEDSPLDDASFLVFDLETTGLNPKEDEIIEIGAIKMKGSEVLGTYSTFVKPEKELSAMITSLTGITEDMLSEARPIKVVLPEFTKFAEGCILVAHNASFDYGFVRNSVKKHFGGDWEMPCIDTLALAKSLFRSKSYSLDNVVKRLKLGHFDHHRAYEDAKVTAEVLKKFVQLAKKRGVQNVNELEKLRKNQNLDSLKPFHISILAKNRKGLENLYRLVTASHTKYFYMKPRIPKSLLADTREGLLIGSACVSGELAKAYIGGASTDELEEIAKFYDYIEVMPLDNIDTSEGETNMSRETLANMYREFYKVGKRLNIPVVMTGDVHFLNPHDDIFRAAINAAQDYDNFQNQPSLHLHTTEEMLVKANEIFEDEKVVREIVIDNSRYIASLIEEVTPVEGKLHPPVIEGADEEVRKMAIENAESLYGSPLPEIVERRLNRELDAIIGHGYAVLYLIAQKMVKKSNEDGYVVGSRGSVGSSLVANVIGITEVNPLPPHYLCLDCGKSIFPETDLECGYDLPDMDCPVCGKKMSKNGQSIPFETFLGFEGDKVPDIDLNFSGEYQERAHSFIEELFGRDHVFRAGTISTLAERTAFGFVRAYSEKSGRNLRRAEQERIARGIVGVRRTTGQHPGGLMIVPKDMDVHSFTPVQHPANDTKGSTLTTHFAYEVIHDDLVKIDALGHDDPTFIKMLKDITGVDPEKIPMDDPETLSIFSSLKSLGVKYHELGTDMGTLGIPEFGTTFVRSMLSDTRPSTFGELVRISGLSHGTDVWLNNAKDIITSRQASLSNVIACRDDIMNYLIVRGMEPKDAFKIMEKVRKGKGLSEEDEREVRSCGAPEWFVNSCKKIKYLFPRAHAAAYVSMGYRVAYFKVHYPLAFYSTYFSIKGGEFDIDICTSDTNSIKKEIIRLRADQDRNVKDRAKETLLEVVMEMIYRGFRFLNVDLMKSHPTRFLIEGESLRIPFNRLQNMGDKAARSIEKERDKRVFSSVEDLVRRTSLNKTSVEMLRKYGALKGLAEKEQIRLF